A single window of Eucalyptus grandis isolate ANBG69807.140 chromosome 1, ASM1654582v1, whole genome shotgun sequence DNA harbors:
- the LOC104433145 gene encoding uncharacterized protein LOC104433145 isoform X3, which yields MEAEEAEEAPPVAASRRRRCPPKPEPPPLLHGRPRISALSPSSGSNRTDQQEQKQRSALLEGAAVAPHATSPFPARVASPFAVPCSACLGLSLAQPSVSAKFQIWWSSAGAVHPSSGHREASPWFGSAPPSISDPTQLRIRPHSPLTSRAQRVQEMGFQLVRARFGSFPGPEPEAHFGNNRFSRCRRRIDPICARFGALT from the exons ATGGAAGCCGAAGAAGCCGAAGAAgctccgcccgtcgccgctTCTCGCCGCCGTCGTTGCCCACCGAAGCCggagccgccgccgctgctccacGGTCGTCCGCGCATCTCagccctctctccttcctctggtTCGAACAGAACCGATCAGCAGGAGCAGAAGCAACGATCGGCGTTGCTTGAAGGAGCTGCAGTCGCGCCGCACGCCACCTCGCCGTTCCCGGCCCGCGTCGCCTCGCCGTTCGCCGTCCCGTGCTCTGCTTGCCTCGGCCTCTCCCTCGCTCAGCCCTCTGTTTCAGCGAAGTTTCAGATTTGGTGGAGCTCCGCCGGAGCCGTCCACCcctcctccggccaccgtgaagcctcACCTTGGTTCGGTTCGGCCCCTCCGTCCATTTCCGACCCAACCCAGCTCCGGATCCGCCCTCATTCGCCCTTAACCAGCCGCGCACAGAGAGTGCaggaaatgggtttccagctggttcgggctCGTTTTGGGTCGTTTCCtggccccgaacccgaggcccactttgggaacaatcgtttcTCGCGttgccgccgtcggattgatccgatttgcgcgcgatttg gagCATTAACCTAA
- the LOC104433145 gene encoding uncharacterized protein LOC104433145 isoform X2 produces MEAEEAEEAPPVAASRRRRCPPKPEPPPLLHGRPRISALSPSSGSNRTDQQEQKQRSALLEGAAVAPHATSPFPARVASPFAVPCSACLGLSLAQPSVSAKFQIWWSSAGAVHPSSGHREASPWFGSAPPSISDPTQLRIRPHSPLTSRAQRVQEMGFQLVRARFGSFPGPEPEAHFGNNRFSRCRRRIDPICARFGALT; encoded by the exons ATGGAAGCCGAAGAAGCCGAAGAAgctccgcccgtcgccgctTCTCGCCGCCGTCGTTGCCCACCGAAGCCggagccgccgccgctgctccacGGTCGTCCGCGCATCTCagccctctctccttcctctggtTCGAACAGAACCGATCAGCAGGAGCAGAAGCAACGATCGGCGTTGCTTGAAGGAGCTGCAGTCGCGCCGCACGCCACCTCGCCGTTCCCGGCCCGCGTCGCCTCGCCGTTCGCCGTCCCGTGCTCTGCTTGCCTCGGCCTCTCCCTCGCTCAGCCCTCTGTTTCAGCGAAGTTTCAGATTTGGTGGAGCTCCGCCGGAGCCGTCCACCcctcctccggccaccgtgaagcctcACCTTGGTTCGGTTCGGCCCCTCCGTCCATTTCCGACCCAACCCAGCTCCGGATCCGCCCTCATTCGCCCTTAACCAGCCGCGCACAGAGAGTGCaggaaatgggtttccagctggttcgggctCGTTTTGGGTCGTTTCCtggccccgaacccgaggcccactttgggaacaatcgtttcTCGCGttgccgccgtcggattgatccgatttgcgcgcgatttg GAGCGTTAACCTAA
- the LOC104433145 gene encoding uncharacterized protein LOC104433145 isoform X4 → MEAEEAEEAPPVAASRRRRCPPKPEPPPLLHGRPRISALSPSSGSNRTDQQEQKQRSALLEGAAVAPHATSPFPARVASPFAVPCSACLGLSLAQPSVSAKFQIWWSSAGAVHPSSGHREASPWFGSAPPSISDPTQLRIRPHSPLTSRAQRVQEMGFQLVRARFGSFPGPEPEAHFGNNRFSRCRRRIDPICARFGPR, encoded by the exons ATGGAAGCCGAAGAAGCCGAAGAAgctccgcccgtcgccgctTCTCGCCGCCGTCGTTGCCCACCGAAGCCggagccgccgccgctgctccacGGTCGTCCGCGCATCTCagccctctctccttcctctggtTCGAACAGAACCGATCAGCAGGAGCAGAAGCAACGATCGGCGTTGCTTGAAGGAGCTGCAGTCGCGCCGCACGCCACCTCGCCGTTCCCGGCCCGCGTCGCCTCGCCGTTCGCCGTCCCGTGCTCTGCTTGCCTCGGCCTCTCCCTCGCTCAGCCCTCTGTTTCAGCGAAGTTTCAGATTTGGTGGAGCTCCGCCGGAGCCGTCCACCcctcctccggccaccgtgaagcctcACCTTGGTTCGGTTCGGCCCCTCCGTCCATTTCCGACCCAACCCAGCTCCGGATCCGCCCTCATTCGCCCTTAACCAGCCGCGCACAGAGAGTGCaggaaatgggtttccagctggttcgggctCGTTTTGGGTCGTTTCCtggccccgaacccgaggcccactttgggaacaatcgtttcTCGCGttgccgccgtcggattgatccgatttgcgcgcgatttg gACCCCGTTGA
- the LOC104433146 gene encoding protein N-terminal and lysine N-methyltransferase EFM7 isoform X1 produces MDIALFSPSSLFADPDDSSSEEQHESESETPQSYAERTHRFPGMDLVIREFSFHQLNANLLWPGTFAFAEWLVQHRTWIEGRHIIELGSGTGALAIFLQKSFSLDITTSDYDDLEIEENIAHNCKINGITPVLPHIKHSWGDTFPVGEPHWDLVIASDILLYVKQYQKLITTLCFLLKNYKPRADRADVMETSQKAGSYVGIPQPAFLMSWRRRIGKEDESLFFNGCEDAGLEVEHIGSRVYCIKPRE; encoded by the exons ATGGACATAGCTCTCTTCTCGCCGTCTTCTCTCTTCGCCGACCCTGACGACTCTTCctctg AGGAACAGCATGAGTCCGAGTCCGAGACTCCGCAGAGCTACGCGGAGAGGACGCACCGGTTTCCTGGAATG GATTTGGTCATCCGGGAGTTTTCGTTCCACCAGCTGAATGCTAATCTTTTATGGCCAGGGACATTCGCATTTGCTGAATGGTTAGTTCAGCACCGGACATGGATAGAAGGACGGCACATCATTGAGCTCGGCAG TGGAACTGGAGCTCTGGCCATCTTTCTGCAAAAATCTTTTAGTCTTGACATCACCACATCAGACTATGATGATCTGGAGATTGAAGAGAATATAGCGCATAACTGCAAGATTAACGGAATTACACCTGTCCTTCCTCATATAAAAC ATTCATGGGGAGACACCTTTCCTGTTGGTGAACCACATTGGGACCTGGTCATTGCTAGTGACATTTTGTTAT ATGTGAAGCAGTACCAGAAACTGATAACGACTCTCTGCTTTCTCCTGAAAAATTATAAGCCAAGAGCTGACAGGGCTGATGTCATGGAGACCAGTCAGAAAG CAGGATCTTATGTTGGGATTCCACAGCCAGCATTTCTTATGAGTTGGCGACGCAGAATTGGAAAAGAAGATGAGTCTCTCTTCTTTAATGGTTGTGAGGATGCTGGACTAGAAGTGGAGCATATTGGCTCCAGGGTATACTGTATCAAACCTAGAGAATAG
- the LOC104433146 gene encoding protein N-terminal and lysine N-methyltransferase EFM7 isoform X2: MDIALFSPSSLFADPDDSSSEEQHESESETPQSYAERTHRFPGMDLVIREFSFHQLNANLLWPGTFAFAEWLVQHRTWIEGRHIIELGSGTGALAIFLQKSFSLDITTSDYDDLEIEENIAHNCKINGITPVLPHIKHSWGDTFPVGEPHWDLVIASDILLYVKQYQKLITTLCFLLKNYKPRADRADVMETSQKGSYVGIPQPAFLMSWRRRIGKEDESLFFNGCEDAGLEVEHIGSRVYCIKPRE, translated from the exons ATGGACATAGCTCTCTTCTCGCCGTCTTCTCTCTTCGCCGACCCTGACGACTCTTCctctg AGGAACAGCATGAGTCCGAGTCCGAGACTCCGCAGAGCTACGCGGAGAGGACGCACCGGTTTCCTGGAATG GATTTGGTCATCCGGGAGTTTTCGTTCCACCAGCTGAATGCTAATCTTTTATGGCCAGGGACATTCGCATTTGCTGAATGGTTAGTTCAGCACCGGACATGGATAGAAGGACGGCACATCATTGAGCTCGGCAG TGGAACTGGAGCTCTGGCCATCTTTCTGCAAAAATCTTTTAGTCTTGACATCACCACATCAGACTATGATGATCTGGAGATTGAAGAGAATATAGCGCATAACTGCAAGATTAACGGAATTACACCTGTCCTTCCTCATATAAAAC ATTCATGGGGAGACACCTTTCCTGTTGGTGAACCACATTGGGACCTGGTCATTGCTAGTGACATTTTGTTAT ATGTGAAGCAGTACCAGAAACTGATAACGACTCTCTGCTTTCTCCTGAAAAATTATAAGCCAAGAGCTGACAGGGCTGATGTCATGGAGACCAGTCAGAAAG GATCTTATGTTGGGATTCCACAGCCAGCATTTCTTATGAGTTGGCGACGCAGAATTGGAAAAGAAGATGAGTCTCTCTTCTTTAATGGTTGTGAGGATGCTGGACTAGAAGTGGAGCATATTGGCTCCAGGGTATACTGTATCAAACCTAGAGAATAG